GTGCAGGCGAACGACCACGGCAGCCGCCAGGTGATCTGCCAGCGTCCTGCGGTTTCATCGAGGCAGCGGGGACAGTAGCGGGTCGTGTTGCCGGTGTGCCGCCAGTGCGGTGGCCGGTTGAGACGGCGCGTCGGGCGGTCGAGAGTGACAGCCAGACCGTCCCAGGGCTCGAGTGTCATCGCCGTGAGACTGTCTGGGCTGAGCCCCGTGCGCTTCGATAGCACTTGCCGTTCATGCTCTGTCAGGCAGCGGACCATGAGGTTGCCGCGGGCGCCGGGCAGGCCGAGGAAACGTACGAACTGAGGAAATTCTGTCCGCAGCCGACGAGCGTATGCCTCGATCCAACTGTCGAGGGCCTCGCCCTCAACAGGAGGTACCCAGAGTGGAATCCGCCCGTCCGTCCACTGCGTCATGCCGTCTGCCTGCGGTGGTCGGGCGGCTCGCTGGGGTGGCTGGTGAGCAGGCCGGCCTCGATGGCGGCTTCGAGTTCCTGGCGGGCCTCCTCTGCGGCGGCGTCGTTCTTCACGTGGTCCATCAGATCTTTGTCGAGGCGTTCGTGCCCGGTGCGGATCGCCCGCAGACAGCCTCGGTTGATCAATGACATCAGGGAGGCGAAGTGTCCGGTGGATCGGGCATAGAGGTAGTCGGACAGGTCCCGGGCGAGCATGCCGGGGTATTTATCGGCCAGGACGAGTTGCTTCTCGATCGTCTTGAGTAGGGTTCGCCACTGTCGGCGTCCCTCCTCGTCGTCGATCTGGAAAGGGAGAAGCGTGAGGGATGTAGTGCGGCGTCCGAACTGGGCGAGTTCGTTCTTCTTCCCGGAAGAGCCTTCGTGAAGGATCCCTCGTTGCCGGACCCCGACGCCAACATAGATCAGGGTAACGGGGAAGACGTTCGCCAGGTGCTTCAACTGGTTAGACATTCGCACCGAGTTGGTATTCGCACCGGCAAGGAAATGGATATCGTCGATGATGAAAGCGACGGTCCTCAGGGACAGCACAGCGTCCACTGCGCGCTCGGCCAGGGTGTCGGCGTCTCCGGTGGCCGGCAGTTCGTAGAAGCGACAGATCGCGGCGTTCAGGCCGCGGATTTGGGTGTTCCCGCTCAGCGCGATGTAGATGACCGGGACCCTGCGGTGTCCACTGGGGGTGGTCTCTCCTCGCAAGGTGATCTGATTGCGGAACAGCTTCCGGCCGTATGCGCGGACCGCAGTGCTCTTTCCGAGTCCGGGGTAGGCGTCCAGCAATGCAGCTGGTTTCGTCTTGTCCCCGTCCTGCCGGTTCGCCTCAATGATCTCGTCTAATTCGTCGTGCAGTTGGAGGAGTTGCGGAGTTTCGATTGGCCCGATGTTGGCGTGCCAGACCGCCCGGTTGTCGTTGTGCCTCAAGAGCGCTCGCGGCGAGAGGTCGGCCAGTTGGGCCCTGGTGTACTGCTCTGGCTGGGCCCGGTCCGGCCCGTTGACCTCCTGCAGCCAGCCCGGCAGTCGAGTGGGGCTGTATTGGCGGTCATCGCCCTCGAACGGCTCGGCGCCGTTCCGCGCGTTCAACGGCTGTCCCAGACGTCAGCGTAATAGTCGTCCTCATCCATGGGAGCGGACTCGTCGCCGGGGAAAGCGGCGTCGCACTCCTCGTCCTCGTCGTCGTCCCCGCCGAGATCCTCGTTCTCCGCTTCGACGGTGTTCAGGTCAAGGTCGCCGGGCTCGTCTCCTGCTGTAATACGGGCGGACGAACTCAGGGCGGCAATACGTTGCACCGACGGCAGCGAGACGACCTCGTCCTTGGCGTCCCGCGGTTCGTCGTCCTCGCCCACCAGCCGTAGCCGTTCCTGGGACAGGCGCAGGGCCATCCGTCGCTCGGTGCGGTCTGTGGCCAGTCCGACGCCCCACCGTTCGAGAAGTTCGACCAGCGCGCGTTTGGTGTCCGGGAAACGGTGCGTCTTTTTGGCAAGCTGGCGAGCGTAGACCAGCGCTTCCCGGCTGAACGGGCCGTCCAGTGCGGCTGCATGTTCCCAGTCGAGCGTGTGCCACTTCTGCGTCTCGGGGTCTTGGAAGTACACCTTCCGCATATCTCCGCGGTCCACTGCGATCGGCCACTTGCCCGCATTCACCCCACGAAACGGACTGGGCCGATTGCGGTGGCCATTCAGCCCGTCCCCGTTGTAACGCATCCCTTCGATCTCGACACCGTAGTGGTGGATCGGGACACGTTCTTCCTCCAGGAACTCCAGGGCCAGATTGGGGCGGGCCGGGATTCTCAACGGGCCCGCCCGAGTGACTCCGTGCTCGAACATGTCCAGCGGACTGAGCTGAAGCCCAGGGACCTCCGGAATCCGCAGGCCGCGGTGGTGGCGCCGGTGATACACCAGAGTGATCCACTCACGGATAATCGCTTCGAGTTCATCGATGAAGAAGAACGCCTCGTCCTCGACCTGCTCACCACGGCTATGCACGTCCGAGCCCTTGTAGCCGGGCAACGCAGCCAGCACTCCCTGGTTGAGAGTCCGGAACCAGCGCTCGATCGGCTTGTCGGTCGGTGTCTTTGGCCGCGCCGGCTGCAGCGAGATGTCCAGCTTCGCGCAGACGCTCTCGATGTGGTTCGACAGATATACCTTGCCGTGGTCATAGATGATTGTCTCGGCCGCGACAGTGGGCAGCAATGGCTGCCCGTCCCGGTCGACCAGCTTGTCAGCATCGACCACCACGGTGGAGGGAACCCCGCAGTACGGAAGCGGCTCACCCCCGCCATCCGAAACTTCCCGCGGACGAACCGTCTCGAACAACACCCCCGCCACGTCCGTCGACTTCGTCGACACCGGGGTGAGTCGGAGCCCGGTGATGCACCGGCTATAGAGATCCATGGCGACCGTGAGTTCACACCGCACCCACCGGCAGGTCACCGGCTCCATCGCGAAGACATCCAGGCAATTGGTGTCCAACACCACATACTCGCCCGGTCGTGTAGCCCGCAGCCGACCGTAAGTCCCCTTCGGGCCGTCCGCGATCGACCTCTTCCCCTTCGTGCTGCCTTCGAAAGCGTTCGTGCCTTTGGTAAGCACCCGCAGTGCCTCGTAGCCCGTCGTGCGAGCCGGAAGCGGGACTGTGCCTTCCCCGTACTCCTTGACCAAACGCTCCTCGACCTCGATCAGGATCAGGCTCCTCACCGGCCGGGAGGACTTCTCATGACCCTTCAAAACTGACCGGGTCTTCTCCAGCCACCGAGGATCGACCTTGTCAAGCACGCTCTTTTGGAGGCGGTCGCGAACCAGGCCGGCCGGGCCGGAGCTATTCACCTGACGCACCCAGTTGCGGATCGTGGTTTCGGAAACTCCCAGTTCTGCCGCCTTGGCCGCGTACCGATGCATCTTCGGGGTTCCGGGCGCGTAGTCGGGTCGTGGTTCGCCCGGCAGAGCCAGTTCCTCGCTGCCGAGTTGATAGCCGGTGCGAACCTCCTGGACATGTCGGAACTGCAGGGTCAGCTCGCCGTCATCTTTGTCGCTGAGACCACTCAGGGCAGCCGCGTCAGCAAGTTCGCCCTGCGGGGCCGGAGTAAGAATCTCAGTGGTGGGATGCGTCAACAGCACAGAGATGTCGACCTGCCGCCACTTCGGGACACCGACGCCTGAAGATGCCGGCTGGAGGAGAATCCGGCGGCCCTCAACCTCGGCGACCGTGAACTGTTCACCGTCGAAGCTGATCGGTAACCCTGGCCTCAAGGGCGTCGTCCACGTGCTCATGGGCACCTCCGCAGCACCGACTCGCCCGACAACGGACGCGACAGATCTGTCGTCAACCGCCCAGACCACAACAGAGCCATGACTGCGGGCCTCACCTCCTCGGTGGGCCTCCCTTGGGCTAACTGGCGCTCAGCCAAGGCGAGTTCCTCGCCGTCGACCAGCCGTTGCCATGCCTGCTCTGTCTCGGTTTCGGGCACCACACCGGGACGCCGATAGGCAGCCAGGAAGCGCACGTTCTCCAGCAGCACCCGAACCGCCCCGGACCAGATTTCGTAGTCCCAGCCGTGTTGTCGGAACAGCTCGCCAGGCCATGCCAGGGCCTCCACGATCTTCGGATCCTTCAAGCGGCTCGCCGGCTTGACGTTCACCACTCGCACGGTCCCCGAACGCATGACCAGCAGAAAGTCCGGAACATGGTGGCGAGTCCGGTCACCGACCCGGGCCGCCAGCCGACACGGCTGTGCATAGATCCCTCGGACTTCCGGATCGAAGTCCGCAAGCAGCAACCGGGCCAGCTCCAGGCGGCTCTCATAGAGCACGTGCCCACCCGTCGTCGCCGATGAGTACTTGCCCGAGTAGTGGGCCATTCCGTGGACCGAGCGAACAGCCCGCCACGGCTTGGACTCGGCAAAATCGGTCAATCTGAGCTGTCGGACCGGGACTTCGCGTACCAGTCCATCGTCGTACCGGATCGAGACCGAAGGAACTTTTCGCGTACGACGGGCACCGCCCGCTCTCCGCACTGCCATGCTTGAGACAGTACGGAGAGCGGGGGTTGCAGATTCGCGGCGATCGAAAAAGGCCCAGAGAGGACCGCTACTGAACGTAGCCGTTGTCAATGGAACCGCGGATTTGCCAATCCGGTGTCAATGAAGCGCCTTCACTGTCAACGAAGTCGCGGATCCTAGAAGGTGCGTCAGGCGACCGGCGCCGGGAAGGTCGGGTACTCGACGCCCGAGACGTGCTGGACGACCCGGATGACCTGGCAGGAGTAGCCGAACTCGTTGTCGTACCAGAGGTAGAGGATCGCGTCGTCGCCCTCGACCTTCAGCGCGCCCGCGTCGATGATCGACGAGTGGCGCGAGCCGACGAAGTCGCTGGAGACCGCGTCCGGCGCGCTGATGAAGTCGATCTGGCGCTTCAGCGGCGAGTTCAGGGACACGTCGCGCAGGTGGTCGAGGACCTCCTCGCGGGTGGTCTCGCGGGCGAGGCGCAGGTTGAGGATCGCGATCGAGACGTTCGGGACCGGAACGCGGATCGAGGAGCCGGTGATCCGGGCCTTCAGGTCCGGGAGCGCCTTCGCGACGGCGGACGCCGCGCCCGTCTCCGTGATGACCATGTTGAGCGGCGCGGACCGGCCGCGGCGGTCGGAGCCGTGGTAGTTGTCCAGCAGGTTCTGGTCGTTGGTGAAGGAGTGGACGGTCTCGACGTGACCGCGCAGCACGCCGTACTCGTCGGCCATGGCCTTCAGCGGCGGCACGATCGCGTTGGTGGTGCAGGACGCGCAGGAGATGATCTGGTCGTCCGGCTTGATGGTGTCGTGGTTGACGCCGTGCACGATGTTCGGGACGTCGCCCTTGCCGGGGGCGGTCAGGACGACCTTGGAGATGCCCGGACGCAGGTGGTTCGACAGGCCCTCGCGGTCGCGCCAGCGGCCGGTGTTGTCGATGAGGATGGCGTCCTTGATGCCGTACTCCGTGTAGTCGACCAGGGTCGGGTCGTCGGAGTAGATCACTTTGATCACGTTGCCGTTGGCGATGATCGTGTCGTTGTCCTCGTCGACGGTGATCGTGCCCTGGAACTGGCCGTGGATCGAGTCGCGGCGCAGCAGCGAGGCGCGCTTCACGATGTCCTGGCCCTTGCCCTTGCGGACGACGATGGCGCGCAGCCGCAGACCGTTGCCCGAACCGGCCTTCTCGATGAGGAGGCGGGCCAGCAGGCGTCCGATGCGGCCGAAGCCGTACAGCACGACGTCGCGGGACTCGCAGCGCTCGATCTTGTTCGCACCGGTCGCACCGGCGACGGCCTCGGCGGTGAACTCCTCGACCGACAGACCTCGGTCGTCGGCGCGGTGCGCCTCGGCGAGCAGGCCGATGTCGATCTGCGAGGGGCCCAGGTCGAGGGTGGTCAGCGCCTGGAGGAAGGGCAGGGTCTCGGTGATCGAGAGCTCCTCGCCTGCTATCTGGCGGGCGAACCGGTGGGTCTTGAGAATGCTCACCACCGACTTGTTCACCAGGGAGCGGCTGTGGATCAGGACCGTGACGTCACGCTCCCGGTGCAGCTTCCCGATCACGGGGATCATCGACTCCGCGATCTCCTCGCGGTGCTTCCAGTGGGTGAACGAGTCGTCGTTGACAGCAGTCACAGGCTTCTTCTCTTTCGAGCTAGGCGGTGCTCATATGCTAACCCTCCGGTTTTTGGATCACGCACGAGGTGCCTGGTGAGGGGCGGGCAGGAGGAAAACGGGGTGGCCGCCACGACAGCGAGAGAGGACCACTGAGACGCGGCACGGGAACGGATGTGCGAACCGCCCACCCCTTTTGGCAGGGTGGGGGCATGAGTACTCCGCACGACCCCGATCACCGTTCCGGCCACGGCTCCGACGCCCCCACCCAGGACCCGGGGCTGATCGACACCCCTCTCACCGCCGCTCTTGTGCGCGGTGCCCTCGACCTGGAGCGCACCGCGCACGGCCTGCTGCCGCACCGGCTCCCGGCGGCGGCCCGCGCGCAGATCCCCGACGCCCAGCTCACCATGGCGGAGGCCCAGCCCACCGGCGTGCGGCTCGCCCTGCGCACCCGCGCCACCGTCGTCGAGCTGGACACCCTGCGCACCAAGAACGCGTACAAGGGCGCCCCGGAACGCCCCGACGGCATCTACGACCTGCTGGTCGACGGCCGCCTCGCCGGACGTGCGAGCACCACCGGCGGCAACACCCTGCTGGTCGACATGACGACGGGCACCGCCGAGACGATCCCGGGCCCCGTCGGCACCGTCCGCTTCGACGGCCTCGCCGGCACGGAGAAGGACGTCGAGATCTGGCTGCCGTACAACGAGATCACCCAACTCGTCGCCCTGCGCACGGACGCCCCCGTCGAGCCCGCACCCGTGCCCCGGGGCCGCCGAGTGTGGCTGCACCACGGCAGTTCGATCAGCCACGGCTCCGACGCCGAGAGCCCGTCGACCACGTGGCCCGCCCTGGCCGCCTCCCACGGCGGTGTCGAGCTGATCAACCTCGGCTTCAGCGGCAGCGCCCTGCTCGACCCGTTCACCGCACGTGCGATGCGCGACACCCCCGCCGACCTGATCAGCGTGAAGCTCGGCATCAACCTCGTCAACACCGACGCGATGCGCCTGCGCGCGCTGGGCCCGGCCGTGCACGGCTTCCTCGACACGATCCGCGAGGGCCACCCCACCACGCCCCTCCTGGTCGTCTCCCCCGTCCTGTGCCCGATCCACGAGGACACCCCGGGCCCCAGTGCCCCGGACTTCGCGACGATGGGCGAGGGCCGCCTCCAGTTCAAGGCCGCGGGCGACCCGGCCGAGGTCGCGGCGGGCAAGCTGACGCTCAACGTCGTACGGGCCGAACTCGCCCGCATCGTCGAGCAGCGCGCGGCCACCGACCCGCACCTCCACCACCTCGACGGCCGCGGCCTCTACGGGGAGAAGGACCACGCCGAACTGCCCCTCCCCGACCAGATCCACCCGGACGCCGCCACCCACCGCCGCATGGCCGAACGCTTCGCGGAACACGCCTTCGTCCCGGGCGGCCCGCTGGCGGCACTCTGAACACCGCCCCGGTACCGACCGACGCCGGTCCGCCGGCCGTGGCGGACTCCTCGGTGGGCGGGCCTTTGCCGTGGCCGGTGGGTGAGGAGCGGCCGACCTGCCCGGGGCACGGCGGGCCCTGGCTCAAGGGGCTCGCGTGGGAGAACGTACCGAAGGAGAGGCGGCTGCACCCCGAGGAGGTCACCGAGCACCGGGCCCTAGACCTCCCGGCCCTAGACCTCCCGGCCCTAGACTTCCCGGCCCTAGACTTCCCGGCCCTAGGCTTCCCGGCCCTAGGCTTCCCGGCCCTTCCACTCGTGGGCCAGCAGCGA
This window of the Streptomyces sp. NBC_00237 genome carries:
- a CDS encoding ATP-binding protein, translated to MNARNGAEPFEGDDRQYSPTRLPGWLQEVNGPDRAQPEQYTRAQLADLSPRALLRHNDNRAVWHANIGPIETPQLLQLHDELDEIIEANRQDGDKTKPAALLDAYPGLGKSTAVRAYGRKLFRNQITLRGETTPSGHRRVPVIYIALSGNTQIRGLNAAICRFYELPATGDADTLAERAVDAVLSLRTVAFIIDDIHFLAGANTNSVRMSNQLKHLANVFPVTLIYVGVGVRQRGILHEGSSGKKNELAQFGRRTTSLTLLPFQIDDEEGRRQWRTLLKTIEKQLVLADKYPGMLARDLSDYLYARSTGHFASLMSLINRGCLRAIRTGHERLDKDLMDHVKNDAAAEEARQELEAAIEAGLLTSHPSEPPDHRRQTA
- a CDS encoding integrase — encoded protein: MSTWTTPLRPGLPISFDGEQFTVAEVEGRRILLQPASSGVGVPKWRQVDISVLLTHPTTEILTPAPQGELADAAALSGLSDKDDGELTLQFRHVQEVRTGYQLGSEELALPGEPRPDYAPGTPKMHRYAAKAAELGVSETTIRNWVRQVNSSGPAGLVRDRLQKSVLDKVDPRWLEKTRSVLKGHEKSSRPVRSLILIEVEERLVKEYGEGTVPLPARTTGYEALRVLTKGTNAFEGSTKGKRSIADGPKGTYGRLRATRPGEYVVLDTNCLDVFAMEPVTCRWVRCELTVAMDLYSRCITGLRLTPVSTKSTDVAGVLFETVRPREVSDGGGEPLPYCGVPSTVVVDADKLVDRDGQPLLPTVAAETIIYDHGKVYLSNHIESVCAKLDISLQPARPKTPTDKPIERWFRTLNQGVLAALPGYKGSDVHSRGEQVEDEAFFFIDELEAIIREWITLVYHRRHHRGLRIPEVPGLQLSPLDMFEHGVTRAGPLRIPARPNLALEFLEEERVPIHHYGVEIEGMRYNGDGLNGHRNRPSPFRGVNAGKWPIAVDRGDMRKVYFQDPETQKWHTLDWEHAAALDGPFSREALVYARQLAKKTHRFPDTKRALVELLERWGVGLATDRTERRMALRLSQERLRLVGEDDEPRDAKDEVVSLPSVQRIAALSSSARITAGDEPGDLDLNTVEAENEDLGGDDDEDEECDAAFPGDESAPMDEDDYYADVWDSR
- a CDS encoding TnsA-like heteromeric transposase endonuclease subunit is translated as MAVRRAGGARRTRKVPSVSIRYDDGLVREVPVRQLRLTDFAESKPWRAVRSVHGMAHYSGKYSSATTGGHVLYESRLELARLLLADFDPEVRGIYAQPCRLAARVGDRTRHHVPDFLLVMRSGTVRVVNVKPASRLKDPKIVEALAWPGELFRQHGWDYEIWSGAVRVLLENVRFLAAYRRPGVVPETETEQAWQRLVDGEELALAERQLAQGRPTEEVRPAVMALLWSGRLTTDLSRPLSGESVLRRCP
- a CDS encoding glyceraldehyde-3-phosphate dehydrogenase — encoded protein: MTAVNDDSFTHWKHREEIAESMIPVIGKLHRERDVTVLIHSRSLVNKSVVSILKTHRFARQIAGEELSITETLPFLQALTTLDLGPSQIDIGLLAEAHRADDRGLSVEEFTAEAVAGATGANKIERCESRDVVLYGFGRIGRLLARLLIEKAGSGNGLRLRAIVVRKGKGQDIVKRASLLRRDSIHGQFQGTITVDEDNDTIIANGNVIKVIYSDDPTLVDYTEYGIKDAILIDNTGRWRDREGLSNHLRPGISKVVLTAPGKGDVPNIVHGVNHDTIKPDDQIISCASCTTNAIVPPLKAMADEYGVLRGHVETVHSFTNDQNLLDNYHGSDRRGRSAPLNMVITETGAASAVAKALPDLKARITGSSIRVPVPNVSIAILNLRLARETTREEVLDHLRDVSLNSPLKRQIDFISAPDAVSSDFVGSRHSSIIDAGALKVEGDDAILYLWYDNEFGYSCQVIRVVQHVSGVEYPTFPAPVA
- a CDS encoding SGNH/GDSL hydrolase family protein, which produces MSTPHDPDHRSGHGSDAPTQDPGLIDTPLTAALVRGALDLERTAHGLLPHRLPAAARAQIPDAQLTMAEAQPTGVRLALRTRATVVELDTLRTKNAYKGAPERPDGIYDLLVDGRLAGRASTTGGNTLLVDMTTGTAETIPGPVGTVRFDGLAGTEKDVEIWLPYNEITQLVALRTDAPVEPAPVPRGRRVWLHHGSSISHGSDAESPSTTWPALAASHGGVELINLGFSGSALLDPFTARAMRDTPADLISVKLGINLVNTDAMRLRALGPAVHGFLDTIREGHPTTPLLVVSPVLCPIHEDTPGPSAPDFATMGEGRLQFKAAGDPAEVAAGKLTLNVVRAELARIVEQRAATDPHLHHLDGRGLYGEKDHAELPLPDQIHPDAATHRRMAERFAEHAFVPGGPLAAL